The nucleotide window TTGTCCAAGAATGCAAAATGAGGGATGCCTTCAACACCAAACTCGTCTATCTCCTGCTCCCACTTCGTGTTATCAACATTTAGCATCACAAAGTTCACTCGATCCCTGAAGATAAAGGGTACAATAGTATGAAGGTGATGAAATAAACACTAACTTGAGTAGGAAACATGGATTAAAGGTAACCTGAACTCCTGTTCAACTTTGTATACATCTGGTGCTAATTCCCTACATACTTCACACCAGTCTGCATAAAACTCCACAACCGTTGGTTTTCCGTTTGATAAAGCCTATTACAATAGCAACCAAGCGTAAACACAGATGGTAAGTACTATAAGTTAAATGTGAATAATAGAATCGGTCCTTAGAACTGAGCATCAAGTATGTTCCAAGTCTACAACAGTGAGGTGATAAAATAGTCATGTAGGATGACAAAATGTGTATAACACAGAACAACGCCAAAGCCTTGATCCCACAAACGGAATATGTTTATAGGCTCGACAAATAATTCTCTTTTATGGAATTGATGATAAGGATTTCATACGCATTACGCGCATCACATCATGAGAAAATGAAGAGTAAAGTCAAACCACATTGAGGCACAATTTAACCTTGGGATAACTTGGGTCCTATTGACATTCCAAATTAGCAATGTGCAGCAATTAGAGGCtataaatcaaacataaaaattatcattcattattaattgacCTCTAACTTGCACAAGTTTCTGCCCTAAAGACATTTAGCTTTAAGGTAGTTCACGTAATATTTACTTTAATGAATTTGCTACATACTCTATTTTGCTAGCCCCACTCATTTTGCTGCATTCCTATGTTAGATAAATGGACAACAATCTCTCCAGTCTCGTCATTTAATCTACAAACTTATTCTCTCTTAATCTCATCTACAAACTCCTATCACCcactagttttttttattttttattttttattttttttattcgccTCCTACTAAAATGTTGATAAAGCAAGAAAACTAATATGTAGTACAAAATACAAATGCACAAGACCGGGACACATGAGtatattgtaagaaaattacAGCCTTCCACATTTTACTTTGAGATCATCACAAAGTACGAGATGTTATTTTTCCTGTTTGACTTCTCTTGTCATCATCTTGCTTTGACACTACATTCCTAAGCatcaaattacttaaaaattgtGGCATTTTTCTTAAAGCTAAGAGATCCCCTCTTGATTACTCTGCTAGTCCGCAAAGAGAACTCCGGACGTTAGAAAGCACTTAGAATTTACTCACTAATAGCAGTATATATGCATAGCCTGATAAGATTCTACAAAAACTACCTATGATGCAACGACATGAATGTATAGGTCAAAATTTGGTATCAAATCAACAATTTGATCGAGTGTTTGGGGTGTTTTCCAGAGCCAACGACTAACTGGGTAACTTAAGAATTCGCCATGGCTTCATCTGAAGAAAACCTCCAACTGCTTGGGGACAGCCAAAAAATACCTGCAGTAAAACCAGTGGTATGGGTTGCTATCGGGGGTCTCATAAAAATAGAAGACAAGACAGAGTACACTTGGGGTTCACCAAACAATGTTAACAATAGCCAGGTGGGTGGAGCGCTGGTGGATTAAGCTGGTAAGGCCTTTGGGGACGGCACATCCAAGAGTGGGGGTTTCACAAGCAAGAAAAACCTCAACCTTTTCCTTGGAGACAATTAGACAATAGCACTAAAGGTGTTGGCTCTGAGCATGTTCCACAAGTTCAATtggcctcaatattaaattacatagtaTATGTcagtgtttaaagatacaatgttgttagaaaaatatcataatttttgaaattgcacaGGGCCTTGaagaatttgttaattttgctCCGCCTCTGGCTGTTGGCAATGAGAGCATGGACAAGGCTTGCGGAAAGGGTGTAAGATGGgagtttgttaaaaaaaaaattctccgAGGGGATAAGTACAAcataagaatgaagaaggaaagCAGGTGTCCTAAATTTGGATAACGATCGTGTCTTAAATTTGGATAACACGCCTCCAACTATTTGGGGGCAGTGAAAAAATACCAGCAGTGATGCCAGTGGTATGAATTCCTATGGGGAGTCTCATAAAAAAAGAGGATAAGACAAAGTCCACTTGGGgttcaaaaaaaaatgttagcAATAGCGCTGGTGGCTGGAGCACTGTTAAAAAAGAGGACAAGACAAAGTCCACTTTGGGTTCAACAAACAATGTTAGCAATAGTTCTAGAGGCTAGAGCACAAGTAAGACCTTTGGAGACAACACATCATAGCGTTGGGGGAGATTGGAAAAGGGTTATGGAAAGGCCTTGCTATAAAAATGCCAATGTCTTTGCTAGAACGATATTTTGCAACTACCACCAGCTTTTGATGCACCCTCTCTAGCCTAAACACACAATTGGATAAAGGGCTTCCAAGCACATTTCACGTGCATCATTTAGAAGCAGAAGCATTCTGCAGTCTAGACATTCCAATACCTCCAAAAGAATCGTctaatgtttgtgattgatatAAAGAAGTTAAGCTCGCCTTCTTAATGAGAATATGGGGTGTGATATGACGAAAGCAAATAAATGGACCATCTAACTTTTGGCATATTAGTAACCCACTTTCATTCTCCCTCCCCTCCGTGTATTTTGATCATATTTTGATTGCAGGTGTTAACATTAACCAAAACACCACCAATATCTCTCTAGTTCTTGTGAGCTTAACCCCACTTTCAGAAACTCCAATTTAGTTTAAAGGATTTCAAAGCTTTCAGCCCCTGCCCTCTCCAAAAAAACTAAAGACTTTCATAATGCACAAATATGAAGAAaggttaaataaaaaatttaaataccaATTAGAAAAGAACCTCGAGAGAAAAGACAAACCTCCTCATATGGTAATGCCAAGGCAGTGAGATCTTTCAAAGAAACACCAAAATCTAAACGTGCTGAAAAGAAAAGCCCCAATGCGGCAACAGTAGAAATCACAGCAATCCTTTTATTCACTTCTTTGTTTGGAAATAGAGGAAAGCTAGATTCTGTAGAGGAAGTCGCAACTTCTCCAGGTTTATCAATAACTGAAGTGGGCTCAGCAGGTAGCTTTTCCTGGACAAAAAGTATATATGGAATAGAGGAGAATTAAATATATAAggtagaacaacaaaaatttaagttatatttacctGTTATTGTGACGTTTTCCCGAACGGCCAACAATAAAAGTGTAGGATGATATAGTCGAACACGTaccgttaaattcttattattacTATGTCGTTATTATTTACAGCAACAATACTGAACTGACAACTATGACAATTTCaacatttattcatttttaCATACTGCAAGTTGCATTCTGAAGATAGAAGCCCTATACAAAAAtccatcaaaattaaaatttgactgATAGTTACACTTACAAGCAATCAGACATACCTACCGTTACAGGGGTAGAATCTGAGGAAGTAGGATTGCCTTGGCATGAGATAGATGTCAGTCTTTGGGTCCTAAGTTGAACTGGTCTAGGAAATTTGAAGAGTATCTGAGAAGGACATAAATTACGATCTGGAAAAAATATCCGACCACTCACAAGGTTGGGAGAAACTCGAGCAGCCATCAGTGGTAACACAACCTCCAATCAGCTGTAGAGAAGAAACAAAAGTTTACAGCTGCCCAGAATGTAGTATCTAATATTAAAGATCAACACAATCAATATCAAGATTAACATTTCTAAAATTTTCAGTAAAGCCAAGAATGGTTAACTCTGAGTCAGAGACAAACAATGTCTAAAAGGGCACCCAACAGCGCTAGCACCTTTTGGCGTCTGGCGATACGATTTTCACAAAGGCGTACTGCGTACCTAAGGCGCATCTGGTGCTTTTTATCTTCAAAGATGTGAAGTTTTAGTCCACtcaaaattctcatttttttaGTGTTGCACCTAGGTTTTAGGATCCTAATCGCTTTAGTGTGCCATCCACCTTTAATATATTGGAAGCAAAATACACGATAGGGAGAGACTACGAAATGAAAGTAAGTGACACATATATAACACTAAATTATCCACAAGAACCTCATGTCGTGATAGGAAGTTCAAAAGGATGACGTAACattaacactatgtttggataacaattttgGAGAGTAAAGAAAGGGAGGGAAAGGGAAggaagggaaggaaaaggaaggaAAGAGAAATAAAAGGGAAATAGCTCTTATTTGTATAGGAGGAAATAAAAGGGAAAGGAAGGCAAATGGAAGTTTTtccttcaaatctttctaactttAGAGAGATTGGAACCTTAATAAAAAGTATCAATCAAATCCTTTCAATTTCCTTCACTCCAAATCCCTTTCCTCCCattttgctatccaaacaagAAATTCTTCCTCCCTCCAAATTCCTTTTCTTCTTTTCCCCATTTTCTTCCATCCAAATACACCCTAAGTAAAACAAAAGCAACATTCAATATCATGTAAAGGACCATCCTCTAGTATTTCTTGAATTTGAGGGGACTATACAAACAACATTAAACCCTAAAGATGAAAACCTCTTAAATCTTCAATTTTTCATCCCAATTTCATATTCCTATTCCGCATCTCTAAATACCAAAATGCCGCAAAATATCAGTTGATGAATTACAATCCTATATTAAGAAATCCCCCAGCAAATACACCATGGACCATGGTAAATCATAACTCATTTCATCAGTTGTCACTTCAACTATCCAAATGTGTGACAACTGAATTAAATTCCTATTCACAGAAGCTATAACCGGAGTATGTGAGGGTTGAATAACGGCATACCATATCCTTGTCAAAGACAGACGACATACTCTCAAATTCAACATACTAACTCAAAATTTCAGCGTTTCACTTTCAGATACCAAATCCTACATCCAAACACTTGGTTTCATACACAAAGAACCATAATTAATCACTTCACTAATTCCACCCTTCCCCAATAATTTTCCCCATAAGATGCGTTATAATCTTCCCAATCACACAACAAAAACACACAAAAGGgagaaaaaaactacaaatataTAGGATTAATGCTCGGAATCAACAACTAAACATGGATTTTgtacaaacaaataaaaatcccCTTGaaatacacacacatatatacctGGAAGAAAGGCGCTAAATAATAcagaaatgaaaaaattaaaagacaacAAGCAGAAATGAAAAGTTAAAGAGCAAAAGTTTAACTCACAGCAATTTTGCAGCTGAATTCGTGTTGGGTTTGCTACTTTAATCTTCAATCTCTACTCGGCTCACAACATACTGTTAATTTTTCCTTCACTTTCTCCTTTAAAATATCATATACTTATATATTGCCACGTCTCTAAGGGTTATGGctcatatttttttcaaaatattattagtatattatattatctACGTGTAATTTGAATTAAtgaatttattgattattgatttatAAGCAACTGCATTTAGCTCAAATATTTCTTGATTTTGAAGAAAAGAACCTCAAACTAATCATTCACCTATGAATCTTAATTTCCtaccattttcattttatattgtCTTGGGATGGGCAtttacggtccgtttggttagtAGTACTAAATGGCgctaatgagaatgatttatagtgtaaaagtttatcaaaagttccatgtcattctcatggtaataaaactttgatcacaaaaaagtttttcttTTACATGTTGCCATTACCaactaataccacctctcccaatggtaatgcattggaatgaattttatgaagaaaatgagatgattgaaggtTGTCAAGTATGACCATTAAGGTAgtcaaaagatttttcaaccaaaattatactaattttcattcccattaccgcGATTTATTATTGcctaccaaacggaccgttaaGAGTTTGGTCGGGTTTGGACCCTACTCGGATTCGAATCCTGTTGGTGCGTTGTATtgcaattttttgtttttaacttATCAACAAACAAGTTATTCTTCATTCCTTTAGAATTTACTATAAATGGGTTTGACACAAATGAGTAATTTACTTGTTGGAAGGTTAagacaaaataatttaaattttgcagATAATAttctaagagagaaaaaaatcCACAAACAAGATAAAAGACTTTGATAAtactattttca belongs to Amaranthus tricolor cultivar Red isolate AtriRed21 chromosome 17, ASM2621246v1, whole genome shotgun sequence and includes:
- the LOC130804213 gene encoding thioredoxin-like protein HCF164, chloroplastic translates to MAARVSPNLVSGRIFFPDRNLCPSQILFKFPRPVQLRTQRLTSISCQGNPTSSDSTPVTEKLPAEPTSVIDKPGEVATSSTESSFPLFPNKEVNKRIAVISTVAALGLFFSARLDFGVSLKDLTALALPYEEALSNGKPTVVEFYADWCEVCRELAPDVYKVEQEFRDRVNFVMLNVDNTKWEQEIDEFGVEGIPHFAFLDKDGNEEGNVVGRLPRQYLMENVDALARGSDSIPHARVVGQFSSAEARRVHQVTDPRSHG